The following is a genomic window from Bacillus sp. V2I10.
GAAACGATCGATAAAATGGAAAAATCATTGGGCAATCTGACGACATCGCTGCCGGAAAGCATTACATCATCTGTAACAAAGGTTCTGGGTTTTGTTACAAATATTACTCTTATCGTCATCACGGTTCCATTCATTTTATTCTACATGCTGAAAGACGGGCATAAGTTTCCCGTCACAGCAGTCAAAATTCTGCCTGCAGCGTATAGACGTGAAGGCATTAAAATTTTTGAAGACCTTTATAAGACGCTTGCCGCTTATATACAGGGCCAGCTGCTTGTTTCTCTCTTTGTCGGGACAGGCTGCTTTATCGGATATACGCTGATTGGACTTGACTATGCGCTCATACTCGGGATTGTTGTAGCTGTTGCAAACATCATCCCTTATTTAGGACCATTTATCGGCGCTGCACCTGCAGTGGTGATTGCTCTCCTCGATTCACCGACTAAAGCTTTGCTCGCTGCAGTTGTTGTAACCGTTGTTCAGCAAATTGACGGAAATATTCTTTCACCATTAATTATCGGCAAGAGATTAAACACACACCCACTCACCATCATTCTCCTGCTGATTGGCGCAGGCAGC
Proteins encoded in this region:
- a CDS encoding AI-2E family transporter, with amino-acid sequence MYKSKVHFWTIEILLLLLIFYVSTKVSFLFQPLIVFASTLFFPILIAGILFFIFSPVVKLLEKNKVPRTLAILILYLIFIGLILLLLSTVGPVVSQQITDLFKNFPRYITEIRQFIMNLSESRWFTWVMTQEYVSIEETIDKMEKSLGNLTTSLPESITSSVTKVLGFVTNITLIVITVPFILFYMLKDGHKFPVTAVKILPAAYRREGIKIFEDLYKTLAAYIQGQLLVSLFVGTGCFIGYTLIGLDYALILGIVVAVANIIPYLGPFIGAAPAVVIALLDSPTKALLAAVVVTVVQQIDGNILSPLIIGKRLNTHPLTIILLLIGAGSFGGILGMILAVPTYAVLKAVLLHVIRLVKLRNRYKQETENRKNKRDENDRKPLV